Proteins from one Tsuneonella aeria genomic window:
- the gcvPA gene encoding aminomethyl-transferring glycine dehydrogenase subunit GcvPA — protein sequence MRYLPLTDADRGEMLAKIGAPDVDALFADVAAVHYLREPIADLPGHASEMAVERHMRRLSDKNLAAGDAAFFLGAGAYRHHVPASVDHIIQRGEFLTAYTPYQPEIAQGTLQMLFEFQSQVARLYGCAVANASMYDGSTACWEAIVMASRITKRNLAILHEGLHPHYVSTIRTMAKFTGDSVADRAPTLSADAGIDALIAEIEANAPSCVVVQYPDILGRVYDLAPIAEAAHAKGALLIAVNTEPVALGALKSPGEMGADIVVGEGQAIGVGLQFGGPYLGLFAVRDPKHVRQMPGRLCGETVDAAGKRGFVLTLSTREQHIRREKATSNICTNSGLCALAFSVHMTLLGEKGLRALAAENHRLACLAADRLARIPGVAVVNDVFFNEFTVTLPGDARAIVRDLAERKVLAGVSLGRLYPDEDQLASGLIVAVTETASEDDIETLAAAIEEVLR from the coding sequence ATGCGTTACCTGCCCCTCACCGATGCCGATCGCGGCGAAATGCTGGCGAAGATCGGCGCGCCCGACGTCGATGCACTCTTCGCCGATGTCGCCGCTGTCCACTACCTGCGCGAACCGATCGCCGATCTGCCCGGCCATGCCAGCGAGATGGCGGTGGAGCGGCACATGCGGCGTCTGTCCGACAAGAACCTGGCGGCGGGGGACGCGGCGTTCTTCCTGGGGGCGGGGGCCTACCGCCATCATGTGCCGGCGAGCGTCGACCACATCATCCAGCGCGGCGAGTTCCTGACCGCCTACACGCCCTACCAGCCGGAAATCGCGCAGGGCACGCTGCAGATGCTGTTCGAGTTCCAGAGCCAGGTCGCCCGGCTCTATGGCTGCGCGGTGGCGAACGCCTCGATGTACGATGGTTCGACCGCGTGCTGGGAAGCGATTGTGATGGCATCGCGCATCACCAAGCGGAACCTGGCGATCCTGCACGAAGGCCTGCACCCGCATTACGTCTCCACCATCCGCACGATGGCGAAGTTCACCGGCGACAGCGTGGCGGACCGGGCACCGACGCTCTCGGCCGATGCCGGGATCGACGCGCTGATCGCCGAGATCGAGGCGAACGCGCCGAGCTGCGTGGTGGTGCAGTATCCCGACATCCTGGGCCGGGTGTACGATCTGGCCCCGATCGCCGAGGCGGCACACGCGAAGGGCGCGCTGCTGATCGCGGTCAATACCGAACCGGTGGCGCTGGGTGCGCTGAAATCGCCCGGCGAGATGGGCGCGGACATCGTCGTGGGCGAAGGGCAGGCGATCGGTGTCGGCCTCCAGTTCGGCGGGCCCTACCTCGGCCTCTTCGCGGTGCGCGATCCCAAGCACGTGCGCCAGATGCCGGGCAGGCTCTGCGGCGAGACGGTGGATGCCGCCGGCAAGCGCGGGTTCGTCCTCACCCTTTCGACGCGCGAGCAGCATATCCGCCGGGAAAAGGCGACCAGCAACATCTGCACCAACAGCGGCCTCTGCGCGCTGGCGTTCTCGGTCCACATGACGCTGCTCGGGGAAAAAGGCCTGCGCGCGCTGGCGGCGGAGAACCACCGGCTCGCCTGCCTGGCCGCGGACCGGCTGGCGCGAATCCCGGGCGTTGCCGTGGTCAACGACGTGTTCTTCAACGAATTTACCGTGACTCTTCCGGGAGATGCGCGGGCAATCGTGCGCGACCTGGCGGAGCGCAAGGTGCTGGCCGGGGTCTCGCTCGGCCGGCTCTATCCCGATGAAGACCAGCTCGCCTCCGGGCTGATCGTCGCCGTGACCGAGACCGCGAGCGAGGATGATATCGAAACACTTGCCGCGGCGATCGAGGAGGTGTTGCGATGA
- a CDS encoding ABA4-like family protein, whose protein sequence is MAQALFTAASLIAIAMWALLIIAPRRPLPLAAVLYAGVGLLCLAYSAALAWVLATTGGAGSDFTTIDGVRGIFASDAGVAIGWTHYLAFDLFAGLWIARDADAKQVSRLLQAPVLLLTFIAGPIGLLLWLALRERRARGPGGWSRKRKTPAG, encoded by the coding sequence ATGGCGCAGGCTCTCTTTACGGCAGCCAGCCTGATCGCGATCGCGATGTGGGCCCTGCTGATCATCGCCCCGCGCCGCCCCCTGCCGCTCGCGGCCGTGCTCTACGCGGGCGTCGGCCTGCTGTGCCTGGCATATTCGGCCGCCCTTGCCTGGGTGCTCGCGACGACCGGGGGCGCGGGGAGCGATTTCACGACGATAGACGGCGTTCGGGGAATTTTCGCCAGCGACGCCGGGGTCGCGATCGGGTGGACCCATTACCTGGCGTTCGACCTGTTCGCCGGCCTGTGGATCGCCCGCGATGCCGATGCCAAGCAGGTTTCGCGCCTGTTGCAGGCCCCGGTGCTGCTGCTGACATTCATCGCCGGGCCAATCGGCCTGCTGCTATGGCTCGCCCTTCGCGAACGGCGTGCGCGCGGGCCCGGTGGCTGGTCCCGCAAACGGAAAACGCCCGCCGGCTGA
- the gcvH gene encoding glycine cleavage system protein GcvH, producing the protein MTRYFTEDHEWIDVDGNAATVGITDYAQGQLGDIVFVEVPGEGTEVTKGGDAAVVESVKAASDVYSPVTGTVTEGNPALEDDPALVNTAPESDGWFFKLTIADAAELDGLMDEAAYKAFCDTL; encoded by the coding sequence ATGACCCGCTATTTCACCGAAGACCACGAATGGATCGACGTCGACGGCAACGCCGCTACCGTCGGCATCACCGATTATGCGCAAGGCCAACTCGGCGATATCGTGTTCGTCGAAGTGCCGGGCGAAGGCACAGAAGTCACGAAGGGCGGGGATGCGGCCGTGGTGGAAAGCGTGAAGGCGGCGAGCGACGTGTACTCCCCCGTCACCGGCACGGTAACCGAAGGCAACCCTGCGCTGGAAGACGATCCCGCGCTGGTCAACACCGCACCCGAAAGCGACGGCTGGTTCTTCAAGCTGACCATCGCAGATGCGGCCGAACTCGACGGGTTGATGGACGAAGCGGCGTACAAGGCATTCTGCGACACGCTGTAA
- a CDS encoding CpaF family protein has translation MSAFGRRNGPGGMAPGARPSFGVARPMKGGGAAANPAAPVPGGEQFPPLPGEADSFRPVDAKDDAMSRLADRANAVHDTGSQVGGFEASVHKIKEQVLPRLLERVDPEAAATLTKDELSEEFRPIILEVLAELKVTLNRREQFALEKVLIDELLGFGPLEELLNDPDVSDIMVNGPDQTYIEKKGKLVIAPIRFRDEQHLFQIAQRIVNQVGRRVDQTTPLADARLKDGSRVNVIVPPLSLRGTAISIRKFSEKPITVDMLRDFGSMSDKMATALKIAGACRMNIVISGGTGSGKTTMLNALSKMIDPGERVLTIEDAAELRLQQPHWLPLETRPPNLEGQGAITIGDLVKNALRMRPDRIILGEIRGAECFDLLAAMNTGHDGSMCTLHANSPRECLGRMENMILMGDIKIPKEAISRQIAESVDLIVQVKRLRDGSRRTTNVTEVIGMEGDVIVTQELFKFEYLDESEDGKILGEFRSSGLRPYTLEKARQFGFDQAYLEACL, from the coding sequence ATGAGCGCATTCGGACGGAGGAACGGGCCCGGAGGGATGGCTCCTGGTGCGCGCCCGTCGTTCGGGGTGGCCCGCCCGATGAAGGGCGGCGGCGCAGCCGCGAACCCGGCCGCGCCCGTGCCCGGGGGCGAACAGTTCCCGCCTCTGCCGGGCGAAGCCGACAGCTTCCGCCCGGTGGATGCCAAGGACGATGCAATGAGCCGGCTGGCCGACCGGGCCAACGCCGTGCACGATACCGGCAGCCAGGTCGGCGGGTTCGAGGCATCGGTTCACAAGATCAAGGAACAGGTCCTCCCCCGCCTGCTCGAACGCGTCGATCCCGAAGCGGCAGCGACGCTGACGAAGGACGAGCTGTCCGAAGAATTCCGCCCGATCATCCTCGAGGTGCTCGCCGAGCTCAAGGTCACCCTCAACCGGCGCGAGCAGTTCGCGCTGGAGAAAGTGCTGATCGACGAGCTGCTCGGCTTCGGGCCGCTCGAGGAACTGCTCAACGACCCCGACGTCAGCGACATCATGGTCAACGGGCCGGACCAGACCTACATCGAAAAGAAGGGCAAGCTGGTCATCGCGCCGATCCGTTTCCGCGACGAACAGCACTTGTTCCAGATCGCGCAGCGCATCGTGAACCAGGTGGGCCGCCGGGTTGACCAGACCACGCCGCTGGCCGACGCCCGCCTCAAGGACGGCAGCCGCGTCAACGTCATCGTCCCGCCGCTCTCCTTGCGCGGCACCGCGATCTCGATCCGCAAGTTCTCCGAAAAGCCGATCACCGTCGACATGCTGCGCGATTTCGGTTCGATGTCGGACAAGATGGCGACTGCGCTGAAAATCGCCGGCGCGTGCCGGATGAACATCGTCATTTCGGGCGGCACCGGTTCGGGCAAGACGACCATGCTCAACGCCCTGTCGAAAATGATCGATCCCGGCGAACGCGTGCTGACGATCGAGGACGCGGCCGAGCTTCGCCTGCAGCAGCCCCACTGGCTGCCGCTGGAAACGCGCCCGCCGAACCTGGAAGGCCAGGGCGCGATCACCATCGGCGATCTCGTCAAGAACGCGCTGCGCATGCGTCCTGACCGCATCATCCTGGGCGAAATCCGCGGCGCGGAATGCTTCGACCTGCTGGCGGCGATGAACACCGGCCACGACGGTTCGATGTGCACGCTGCACGCCAACAGCCCGCGCGAATGCCTGGGCCGCATGGAAAACATGATCCTGATGGGGGACATCAAGATCCCCAAGGAAGCCATCAGCCGCCAGATCGCCGAATCGGTCGACCTGATCGTCCAGGTCAAGCGCCTGCGCGACGGTTCGCGCCGCACGACCAACGTGACCGAGGTGATCGGCATGGAAGGCGACGTGATCGTGACGCAGGAACTGTTCAAGTTCGAGTATCTCGACGAGAGCGAGGACGGCAAGATCCTGGGCGAATTCCGTTCCAGCGGCCTCAGGCCCTATACCCTGGAAAAGGCGCGGCAGTTCGGCTTTGACCAGGCTTATCTCGAAGCCTGCCTCTAG
- a CDS encoding entericidin A/B family lipoprotein, translating to MAKKLLLALGVAAISLTATACNTVKGVGRDIESVGEAGDQAI from the coding sequence ATGGCCAAGAAACTGCTCCTCGCCCTCGGCGTCGCCGCCATTTCGCTGACCGCCACCGCCTGCAACACCGTCAAGGGTGTGGGCCGTGACATCGAATCCGTCGGTGAAGCCGGCGACCAGGCGATCTGA
- the gcvPB gene encoding aminomethyl-transferring glycine dehydrogenase subunit GcvPB has protein sequence MHEGVKENSYSRETATGNRGLMLEEALIFEIGTNETTGVDLPEPQAGADRLGGLGRSEPIGLPGLSEPETIRHYTRLSRQNYAIDLGLFPLGSCTMKHNPRLNEKVARMPGFADIHPLQPVDTVRGALEVINELAHWLIALTGMHGVAMTPKAGAHGELCGILCIRAALEARGDPRAVILVPESAHGTNPATAAFAGYRVENIPATSEGRVDLEALTARLGPDVAGVMITNPNTCGLFERDMKAISDAVHAAGGYVYCDGANFNAIVGRVRPGDLGIDAMHINLHKTFSTPHGGGGPGSGPVVLSEALSPFGPLPYTARTKDGVVHLVEEEHADEFAREHFGKPLQSFGRMSAFHGQMGMFTRALTYILSHGADGLRQASGDAVLNANYVLRSLDDVLDAPFGDSGPCMHEALFSDKGFAGGLTTLDLAKGMIDEGFHPMTMYFPLVVHGAMLIEPTETESKAGLDELIRALRSLAERARSGDESLKGAPYFAPRHRLDETLAARKPVLAWHGPATPGGTPTLSEQGGS, from the coding sequence ATGCACGAAGGTGTCAAAGAGAATTCTTATTCGCGCGAAACGGCGACCGGTAACAGGGGCCTGATGCTCGAAGAGGCGCTGATCTTCGAAATCGGCACGAACGAGACGACCGGGGTCGACTTGCCGGAGCCGCAAGCGGGGGCGGACCGCCTCGGCGGGCTGGGCCGCAGCGAGCCGATCGGCCTGCCCGGCCTGTCGGAACCCGAAACGATCCGCCACTACACCCGGCTCAGCCGGCAGAACTACGCGATCGATCTCGGGCTCTTCCCGCTCGGTTCCTGCACGATGAAGCACAACCCGCGCCTCAACGAGAAAGTGGCGCGGATGCCGGGTTTTGCAGATATCCATCCGCTGCAGCCGGTCGACACCGTGCGCGGCGCGCTGGAGGTCATCAACGAACTGGCGCACTGGCTGATCGCGCTGACCGGGATGCACGGCGTGGCGATGACGCCCAAGGCCGGCGCGCACGGCGAGCTGTGCGGCATCCTGTGCATACGCGCCGCGCTGGAGGCGCGCGGCGATCCGCGCGCGGTGATCCTGGTGCCCGAAAGCGCCCACGGGACGAACCCCGCCACGGCCGCCTTCGCCGGCTACCGGGTGGAAAACATCCCCGCAACATCCGAAGGGCGAGTCGATCTCGAAGCGTTGACGGCGCGACTGGGCCCCGATGTCGCCGGCGTGATGATCACCAACCCCAACACCTGCGGCCTGTTCGAACGCGACATGAAGGCGATTTCGGACGCGGTCCACGCGGCGGGCGGATACGTCTATTGCGACGGGGCGAACTTCAACGCGATCGTGGGCCGGGTGCGCCCGGGCGATCTTGGCATCGATGCGATGCACATCAACCTGCACAAGACGTTCTCCACCCCGCACGGCGGCGGCGGGCCGGGTTCGGGCCCGGTGGTGCTGAGCGAGGCGCTGAGCCCGTTCGGTCCGCTGCCCTACACCGCGCGCACGAAGGACGGCGTCGTCCACCTGGTGGAAGAGGAACACGCCGACGAATTCGCCCGCGAACATTTCGGCAAGCCGCTGCAGAGCTTTGGCCGGATGAGCGCGTTTCACGGCCAGATGGGCATGTTCACTCGCGCGCTGACTTATATCCTCAGCCACGGGGCCGACGGATTGCGGCAGGCATCGGGCGATGCGGTGCTCAACGCCAACTACGTCCTGCGCAGCCTGGACGACGTGCTGGACGCGCCGTTCGGCGACAGCGGGCCGTGCATGCACGAAGCGCTGTTCAGCGACAAAGGCTTCGCGGGCGGGCTCACCACGCTGGACCTGGCCAAGGGCATGATCGACGAAGGGTTCCACCCCATGACGATGTATTTCCCGCTGGTGGTCCACGGCGCGATGCTGATCGAACCCACGGAAACCGAAAGCAAGGCGGGCCTCGACGAACTGATCCGCGCCCTGCGCAGCCTGGCGGAACGGGCGCGGTCGGGGGACGAGAGCCTGAAGGGAGCGCCCTATTTCGCGCCGCGCCACCGACTGGACGAAACGCTGGCCGCGCGCAAGCCGGTGCTGGCTTGGCACGGCCCCGCGACGCCGGGCGGCACGCCGACGCTGAGCGAGCAGGGCGGAAGCTGA
- the gcvT gene encoding glycine cleavage system aminomethyltransferase GcvT, whose amino-acid sequence MSEADEPVEIQPLPLDAWHRERGARMVPFAGYEMPIQYAGPEGGIMAEHLWTRAHAGLFDVSHMGQLMVEGAGAAEALEAVMPGDISALRPGRIRYSLLLAEDGGVLDDLMVTNVTEGEGATPRYYVVVNGATKWDDIAFLREHLPDEITLTHLDDRGLLALQGPDAAAVLDGIVPGAADELSFMQGTSREWRGAPLGIGRGGYTGEDGFELSFPADRLAEVADALLADDRVRPVGLGARDSLRMEAGLPLYGHDIDDTVDPVAGGVAFAISKRRRAEGGFHGADRILGALAEGPASRLVGFSVEGRLPVREGAAIFSGEAQVGRVTSGGFAPSVGAPIAMGHVDTQYSAPGTPLEAEVRGKRVPLTVSEMPFIPHRYHRKGAAK is encoded by the coding sequence TTGAGCGAAGCGGACGAACCGGTCGAAATCCAACCACTGCCGCTCGATGCGTGGCACCGGGAGCGCGGTGCGCGCATGGTGCCTTTCGCAGGGTACGAGATGCCGATCCAGTACGCCGGCCCCGAAGGCGGGATCATGGCGGAGCATCTCTGGACGCGCGCGCACGCCGGCCTGTTCGACGTCAGCCACATGGGCCAGTTGATGGTCGAAGGCGCAGGGGCCGCCGAGGCGCTGGAGGCAGTGATGCCCGGCGACATTTCGGCGCTCAGGCCGGGTCGCATCCGCTATTCCCTGCTGCTCGCCGAAGACGGCGGCGTGCTCGACGACCTGATGGTGACGAACGTGACCGAGGGCGAGGGCGCCACGCCGCGGTACTACGTCGTCGTGAACGGCGCCACCAAGTGGGACGATATCGCGTTCCTTCGCGAACATCTGCCGGACGAGATCACGCTGACCCATCTCGACGATCGCGGCCTGCTGGCGCTGCAAGGTCCGGACGCGGCCGCAGTTCTGGACGGGATCGTACCCGGCGCGGCGGACGAACTGTCGTTCATGCAGGGGACCAGCCGCGAATGGCGCGGCGCACCACTCGGGATCGGGCGGGGCGGCTACACGGGAGAGGACGGTTTCGAACTGTCGTTCCCAGCCGATCGCCTGGCAGAGGTGGCCGACGCATTGCTCGCTGACGATCGGGTTCGCCCCGTCGGGCTCGGCGCGCGGGATTCGCTGCGGATGGAAGCCGGCCTGCCGCTCTATGGCCACGACATCGACGATACCGTCGACCCGGTCGCCGGAGGTGTCGCATTTGCAATCTCCAAGCGGCGGCGCGCGGAAGGCGGATTCCACGGCGCGGACCGCATCCTTGGCGCGCTTGCCGAAGGTCCGGCAAGCCGGCTTGTCGGGTTCAGCGTCGAGGGCCGCCTTCCCGTGCGTGAGGGCGCGGCGATCTTTTCGGGCGAGGCGCAGGTCGGCCGGGTCACCTCCGGCGGTTTTGCGCCCAGCGTCGGCGCGCCGATCGCGATGGGCCATGTCGACACGCAGTATTCCGCGCCCGGGACGCCGCTGGAGGCGGAGGTGCGGGGCAAGCGCGTGCCGCTGACCGTCTCCGAGATGCCGTTCATCCCCCACCGCTATCACCGCAAGGGAGCAGCCAAATGA
- a CDS encoding DMT family transporter — MTAPAANQRPLFALLIRLGAAFVLSVMLVFVKLVTESGVSLTETLFWRQLPTVPLLLAWFASQKRLSVLGSRRMKSHAGRAMTGLAGMFLNFGAVTLLPLAEATTFNFTSAIWAVVLSALILHEKVGPWRWGAVLLGFAGVLVIARPGSGELPALGAAVALGAAFMIALISIQIRDLAQTEHPLTIVFWFAAFSIVPLGIAMPFVMTAHTPYQWMLLGGLALFGLLGQFLLTAALRYGAVASVIVMDYSSLVWATLFGWLVYGLLPGASMWLGAPLIVGAGLMIAWREHRLSLQKARAMVGE; from the coding sequence ATGACCGCCCCCGCCGCCAACCAGCGCCCGCTGTTCGCCCTGCTGATCCGGCTGGGCGCGGCCTTCGTGCTGTCGGTCATGCTGGTGTTCGTGAAGCTGGTCACCGAATCGGGCGTTTCGCTGACGGAAACCCTGTTCTGGCGCCAGCTCCCCACGGTGCCGCTTTTGCTGGCCTGGTTCGCCTCTCAGAAACGGCTTTCCGTCCTGGGCAGCCGCCGGATGAAATCGCACGCGGGCCGCGCGATGACCGGGCTTGCCGGAATGTTCCTCAATTTCGGCGCGGTGACGCTGCTGCCGCTGGCGGAGGCGACCACGTTCAACTTCACGTCCGCCATCTGGGCAGTGGTCCTTTCCGCGCTGATCCTGCACGAGAAAGTCGGCCCGTGGCGCTGGGGCGCCGTGCTGCTGGGATTTGCCGGAGTGCTGGTGATCGCCCGGCCCGGTTCGGGCGAATTGCCGGCCCTGGGCGCGGCGGTGGCGCTGGGCGCCGCGTTCATGATCGCGCTCATATCGATCCAGATTCGCGACCTGGCACAGACCGAACATCCGCTGACGATCGTGTTCTGGTTCGCGGCCTTCAGCATCGTGCCGCTGGGTATCGCCATGCCCTTCGTGATGACGGCGCATACGCCGTATCAATGGATGCTGCTGGGCGGCCTCGCCCTGTTCGGCCTGCTGGGCCAGTTCCTGCTCACCGCGGCGCTGCGCTACGGCGCTGTGGCGAGCGTGATCGTGATGGATTATTCCTCGCTCGTCTGGGCGACCCTGTTCGGCTGGCTGGTTTACGGACTGCTGCCCGGCGCCAGCATGTGGCTGGGCGCGCCCCTGATCGTGGGCGCCGGGCTGATGATCGCGTGGCGCGAACACCGCCTGTCCCTGCAGAAGGCGCGCGCCATGGTGGGCGAATAG